The DNA sequence TTGTGCCACTCGCCCTCGTCTTGCGACCCCCACGTAGGCGAGTGTGGTTGCGTTCCCGCAACAGAGTCTCGCTCGCCTGCCACGAAGCACGCAAGACGAGCGGTCGCGGCCACGGCCCGACAGACCGCTCGAACCCAGTCATCATGCGGGCTCTGTGCGCCCGTGCCCGTGCCCCCTGGCGCACGCGCACACGCGCATGGAAGATGCAGGGCCGAATCCTGCCGGCCGTTGGGTGAGCGGTGCGGCGACCCACCCCCGTGGTTTCAACCGAATGGTCGAAAACGAGACATCCGACCGGACGCCTCTGGCTCTGGTCGTCGAGGGGAATGACGCCTTGGCGTCGTCGCTGGTCGACCTCCTCGGCGGGCACGGCTTTGCGGTGCTACGTGCAGCTGGAGGGCGCCAGGCCCTGGAGCTGCTGGGCAAGGTGCGCCCCGACCTGCTGCTCATCGGCCTGATCCTGCCCGACGCGACGGGCCCGGACGTGGTCCGGGCGCTGGCGCGGGTGCCGACCGTCCGGTCGTCCACCCCGATCGTGATGGTGTCCGAGCGCGCACTCGACCCGGCCTCTCGGGTGGAGAGCTTCGAATCGGGTGCATGGGAAGTGCTCGAAGCCCCGTTCGAGGGTGGGCAGCTGGTTCCGCAGCTCCGGGCCTTCGTCGCCGCCAAGATGGACGCCGATTCTGCCCGGGAGGAGGGGCTCCTCGACCCGACCACCGGCTTCTACAACATTCGCGGCGTGCTGCGCCGCGTGGGCGAGGTGGCGGCAGATGCAGCCCGCTACCAACGCCCTGTGGCCTGCGTGGTGGTAGGGCCCGATCGCTCCGAGGGGGATCCGCTGGACCGTCGTAGCGCCGAACGGCTCAGCGAAGAGATGGCGGTGGGCATCACGGCCACCACCCGACTGTCCGACACGCTTGGCCGCCTGGGCGACGCCGATTTCGTGGTGGTGGCCGCCGGAACCGATCAAGAAGGGGCCAACCGGCTCGCCGAGCGCCTGCTGGCCCGGTTGGACCCCTCCACCGAGGCGCTCTTCGCGCGGCCTCTGCGGCTTCGTGCGGGCGTGTACGCGATCCCGGGCCACGCGGGGACATCCGTGATTCCCGTGGATCTCCTCACACGCGCGACCCTCGCGCTACGCCGAGCCCAGGACGAGGGGAACGGTCAGCGCATCTTCGGCTACGAGCGGGCCTGAGGCGTCCAACACGCGAACGAGGGGCACTGAAGAAAAGGGCTCCCGCGGATCGCCGCGGGAGCCCTTCGTGTTTCGTCTTCTCGCGAAATGGTCGGGCTAGACCTCGCTGGCCGCCGAGAGCGCGGCCCGCTCGGACTCGTCGCCTTCCTCGGTCGCGCCGTATCCCGGGAGGTAGGACGTGTAGTAGCGGTAGACACCACCTGGCTGCACGTCGTTGAGGATGGCTCCCAGGATCCGCACCGGCAGGCGTGCCAGTGGCCCGAGGCGGGCCAAGGTCAGCTCCCGGTTGGTGGCGCCGGTGCGCAGGATCATGACGAGCGTGCCCGTGAGGGTGCCGAGCAGGAACGCATCGCTCCCGGCGCCCAGCGGCGGACTATCCACCAGGATCACCCCGTACTGCGTCTTCAGATCGGCGAACAACTCCCTCATCTCTAGGGAGCCCAGCAGCTCCGGCGCGTGCGCCAGCCGCGACCCGGAGCTGATGATGTCGAGCGAGTCGTACTCGGTCTTCTGGATGATTTCCGACAGGGCGGCGTTGCCGGCCAGGTAGTCCGTCAGCCCCGGCTTGCGGGAACGGCCCAGGAGCTGGTGCACGTCACCCCGGCGGGTGTCGCCGTCGATGATGAGCGCTTTGCGGCCCAACTCGGCGAATGCGACGCCGAGGTTCGCGGTGATCAACGACTTCCCATCACCGCTGCCCGGGCTCGTGATGGTCAGGAGCAGAGGTCCGGGGCCCGCGCTTCCGTAGGCGTACAGCAGATTCAGGCGCAGCTCCCGGAAGGCCTCCACCACCTGGAGGGTGTTCTCCTCGCCCCGCTTGCCGGGGTCGCGCAGGATGGGGGGTACCGCCCCCAGGATGGTGAGCCCCATCTCGGACGTCACCTGCTCAGGGTAGTGCACCCGGGGGTCCAGGCGATCGAGCAGGATCGCACCGAGCACGCCAATGGCGAGGCTGCCGGCCAGGATCACCAGCACCATGCTGAGGCGCTGATCCGGCACCGGCGGCGCCAGGGGACTGGCCCGGCTCCAGACGCGCACGTCCGGTACCGTGCTGGCGGCAGCCAGGCGGGCGTTCTCGTAGCGGTTGTTGATGTCCTGAAAGAGGACCTGCGCGCTCTGTGCGTCCCGGGTGAGACGATCCTCCTGCAATTGCCGGGGCGGGATGTTCTGCAACTCGGCGGAGGCGTCATCGACGTCCTCTTGCAGATGCACTTCCTCTGCGGCCAACCCGTCCAGGACGGTCTGGGCCAGGCCGGGGATCACCTGACGCTCGAGGGTCTCGATCTGATTCCGCTTTTCCACAACCCGCGGGTCCTCGTCCGTATAGCGGTATTTGAGGACGCGCAGCTCCGCGTTGGCGGTCGTCAACTCCGCGATCGCCCCCATGAGCGGCCGCGAGTTCTGCACCGAGGGGACGTACTCCAGCGCCTCGATGTTCAACGGTGCGGCAGCGAGAGCGGCGTTGATCCGGCGCCGGTCCTGCTCGATTTGATCCAGGCGCAGCCGCTTCTGGAAGAAGTCCTGCATCACCGGGCCCTGGGTCATCTGCAGGCCGGGAGTGACCACCGCCCGCTCATTGGGCTGGGTGATGGTCTGGATGCGGTACTGCTCCAGCGAGAGCTCCTTCTCCTGGAGCTCCTGGGAGACGCGGTCCCGCTGTTCGGCCAGCTGGCGGGTCAGGTCGTCCGCTTTGGCCCGCTTGAGCTCGGTGGCCATCTTGACGTGCTGCTCGGCCACTCGATTCACGATTTCGGAGACGATCCGCGGGTCGGACCCGCGGAGCGTGAGGTGGATGAACGACGCCGGCCCCCGCACCTGCGGGGTCAGGCGGTTCCCGAGCTGGCGCGCCAGCGCTC is a window from the Gemmatimonadota bacterium genome containing:
- a CDS encoding response regulator, translating into MVENETSDRTPLALVVEGNDALASSLVDLLGGHGFAVLRAAGGRQALELLGKVRPDLLLIGLILPDATGPDVVRALARVPTVRSSTPIVMVSERALDPASRVESFESGAWEVLEAPFEGGQLVPQLRAFVAAKMDADSAREEGLLDPTTGFYNIRGVLRRVGEVAADAARYQRPVACVVVGPDRSEGDPLDRRSAERLSEEMAVGITATTRLSDTLGRLGDADFVVVAAGTDQEGANRLAERLLARLDPSTEALFARPLRLRAGVYAIPGHAGTSVIPVDLLTRATLALRRAQDEGNGQRIFGYERA
- a CDS encoding polysaccharide biosynthesis tyrosine autokinase; this translates as MSELLPPGGHGPIHPVPSDPRFAGPLLDAPPEEESGVSWRRYVSAVLRQKWLPAATLLIGALASAGVWMWIQPEYEASASLWVEPESDPRRGPIQPQQLLQEYAWVDLLTSPPVVEPVVKELRLYVQPTEAKDSAAVARFNVSESPLAGEFRLAVDPEGGRYTLTTDRGELLEQGEVDAPIGRALGWDWKPGRTELTPGRVIDFTVRDPGALARQLGNRLTPQVRGPASFIHLTLRGSDPRIVSEIVNRVAEQHVKMATELKRAKADDLTRQLAEQRDRVSQELQEKELSLEQYRIQTITQPNERAVVTPGLQMTQGPVMQDFFQKRLRLDQIEQDRRRINAALAAAPLNIEALEYVPSVQNSRPLMGAIAELTTANAELRVLKYRYTDEDPRVVEKRNQIETLERQVIPGLAQTVLDGLAAEEVHLQEDVDDASAELQNIPPRQLQEDRLTRDAQSAQVLFQDINNRYENARLAAASTVPDVRVWSRASPLAPPVPDQRLSMVLVILAGSLAIGVLGAILLDRLDPRVHYPEQVTSEMGLTILGAVPPILRDPGKRGEENTLQVVEAFRELRLNLLYAYGSAGPGPLLLTITSPGSGDGKSLITANLGVAFAELGRKALIIDGDTRRGDVHQLLGRSRKPGLTDYLAGNAALSEIIQKTEYDSLDIISSGSRLAHAPELLGSLEMRELFADLKTQYGVILVDSPPLGAGSDAFLLGTLTGTLVMILRTGATNRELTLARLGPLARLPVRILGAILNDVQPGGVYRYYTSYLPGYGATEEGDESERAALSAASEV